From the genome of Nitrospirota bacterium:
TCGAAGACCGGGCCGTGCCCTACCTGGGCCTGCTCGGAGGCGCAACCTTCCCCGGTCCCGGCAATACCTGGCCTGGCCATCTCATCGGAGGCCAAGTCGGTGTCCGATTTCCCATTGCGCGAGGCGTCTCATTCGACATGGGCGTGCAATATACGGAGTACGGAATCGATTTCCAGGGCAATGCGGGACAGACGCAACAATGGTTGATTACGACAGGGATTCGATTCTAACCATGCCACGAAAACCGCGCACCAGGCTCTTACTTGAATGGGCGTCACTGCTGCTCATCGCGTTGACGGTGCAGGGCTGCGGCCTGATCATCGATGCAGTCCAGCTGGTGCATCCCATCGCGACCAACGAACTCGATGCGATCTGCGCGCGAGGTCAAGTCCGCGTCGGCATGGCGGTTGAACCGTTTCAGCCCTTCGTCTTCCCGGCGATCTATACGGATGAAGGCCTGCGCGTGACAGGCCTTGACGTCGAACTCGTGCGGGAAATCAGCATGGCCCTGTCGCAGCGCTGCGGCGGAACAAAACCGATCGTTCCAACGCTCCAGCTGATTCGTTTCCGAAACCTCTTTGTCGAACTGACCGAGGGGAACCTCGATTTGTTCGTGTCCTCCATCAGCGCCAATGTGCCGGCCCAAGGACGAATCGGCCTCGCCTACTCAAACCCCTACTTTGATGAGGGAGGAATCGGCAGCATCACCAGACAACCGGACACCGCCAAGCGAATCGGCGAATACGTCCGCCGATCCTCAACGAAAACGGCCGACGCGCAGGCCATGGCCAGCGCCTTCTCCGGCTTGACCATCGCCGTTCAAGAAGGGACCAGCGCGCAATTCTATGCGGAAGCCAATCTGACAGGCATCAGGCTGGTGCTCTGCGATTCCCTCCCGGCCGCCTTCGAATCCCAGAACCCGCCGATCGACGTCATCCTGGGGAAACAACCAGTCCTCGACTATACCGTCCGGCGGGTCCGCAAGGACTGGCAACTCATCACATTGGGGAACGGAAAACCGCTGCTCCTCACCCACGAACAGTACGCCATCGTGACGGACGAGGAGAACTATCGGTTGCGGCGGTTCCTGAACGATCTCCTGTTCCGGCTCGATGAGTCAGGCAAACTCACGGACATGCGGCGGCG
Proteins encoded in this window:
- a CDS encoding transporter substrate-binding domain-containing protein, with translation MPRKPRTRLLLEWASLLLIALTVQGCGLIIDAVQLVHPIATNELDAICARGQVRVGMAVEPFQPFVFPAIYTDEGLRVTGLDVELVREISMALSQRCGGTKPIVPTLQLIRFRNLFVELTEGNLDLFVSSISANVPAQGRIGLAYSNPYFDEGGIGSITRQPDTAKRIGEYVRRSSTKTADAQAMASAFSGLTIAVQEGTSAQFYAEANLTGIRLVLCDSLPAAFESQNPPIDVILGKQPVLDYTVRRVRKDWQLITLGNGKPLLLTHEQYAIVTDEENYRLRRFLNDLLFRLDESGKLTDMRRRWLEETYAYPRRAATEGLPFAAEKMPQHYDQGQCRLIDNRSR